A window of Lysobacter terrestris contains these coding sequences:
- the proB gene encoding glutamate 5-kinase translates to MDAHAFGAQALPAWRRAVLKVGSSLLAADSGGVSERYAAGLAAFVTRSREQGREVVIVSSGAVAAGRGVLHTEAAGLTQRQALAALGQAHVIALWQRLFSVPVAQVLLSHDDLRNRRRYLNARATLRELLRLQVVPVVNENDTVAVDELKLGDNDNLAAVVAALVDADVLLIATDIAGLYSGHPVRDPQARPVPQVERITPEIVKMAAGEAGTLGTGGMRTKLEAAGKAAAAGIDTLLFCGRDGDVVAALAEGRLHGTCIRAHGDRLLARKLWLRNAPAGLHGVRVDAGAAQALGARGASLLPGGVVAVEGEFGRGDLIEVRLAGDTGDTVLARGLAQYNATDLRRIAGRHSRDIETILGYRYGEAVIHRDDLVLLPMDARAENA, encoded by the coding sequence ATGGACGCGCACGCCTTCGGCGCGCAGGCGTTGCCGGCATGGCGACGCGCCGTGCTGAAGGTGGGCAGCAGCCTGCTGGCGGCGGACAGCGGCGGCGTCTCCGAACGTTATGCCGCCGGACTCGCCGCGTTCGTGACGCGCAGTCGCGAGCAGGGGCGCGAGGTGGTTATCGTGTCGTCCGGTGCCGTCGCGGCCGGGCGCGGCGTATTGCACACCGAAGCCGCGGGCCTCACCCAGCGGCAGGCGCTGGCCGCGCTGGGGCAGGCGCACGTGATCGCGCTGTGGCAGCGCCTGTTCTCGGTGCCTGTCGCGCAGGTGCTGCTCAGCCATGACGACCTGCGCAACCGCCGCCGCTACCTCAACGCGCGCGCCACGCTGCGCGAACTGTTGCGCCTGCAGGTCGTGCCGGTGGTCAACGAGAACGACACCGTCGCGGTCGACGAGCTGAAGCTCGGCGACAACGACAATCTCGCCGCCGTGGTCGCGGCCCTGGTCGATGCCGACGTGCTGCTGATCGCCACCGACATCGCCGGGCTGTACAGCGGCCATCCCGTGCGCGATCCGCAGGCCAGGCCGGTGCCACAGGTCGAACGGATCACGCCGGAGATCGTGAAGATGGCGGCCGGCGAAGCGGGGACGCTCGGCACCGGCGGCATGCGCACCAAGCTCGAGGCCGCGGGCAAGGCGGCGGCCGCGGGCATCGACACGCTGCTGTTCTGCGGTCGCGACGGCGATGTCGTCGCCGCGCTCGCGGAGGGTCGCCTGCACGGCACCTGCATCCGCGCCCACGGCGACCGCCTGCTGGCGCGCAAGCTCTGGCTGCGCAACGCGCCCGCCGGCCTGCATGGCGTTCGCGTCGACGCGGGCGCGGCGCAGGCGTTGGGAGCGCGCGGCGCCTCGTTGCTGCCGGGCGGCGTCGTCGCCGTCGAAGGCGAATTCGGACGCGGCGACCTGATCGAAGTGCGGCTGGCCGGCGACACCGGCGATACCGTCCTGGCGCGCGGCCTCGCCCAGTACAACGCGACCGACCTGCGTCGCATCGCCGGCCGGCACAGCCGCGACATCGAAACCATCCTCGGTTACCGCTATGGAGAAGCCGTGATCCACCGCGACGACCTGGTGCTGCTGCCCATGGACGCACGGGCGGAGAACGCATGA
- the argH gene encoding argininosuccinate lyase, whose amino-acid sequence MSDLLWQKPGVKVDARIQAFLAGEDVILDREFFLFDIEASRAHAEGLQQIGILAADELDGIRRELATLAEDYRAGHFVLDERFEDGHSAIESRLIERLGDAGRRIHTGRSRNDQILVATRLWLKDRLARVAALCRESAEIALARAEAESTLPLPGYTHLQRAVVSSCGMWWAAWAEGFIDDALRAQQTLAWVDANPLGSAAGYGVNLPLAREHTTQALGFGRMQVSAAYAQLSRGKFEMAAIEALSSALLDLRRLAWDLSLFTSAEFGFVKLPSEYTTGSSIMPNKRNPDVIELMRATYAAAAAARTEIEQLLSLPSGYHRDLQFSKGAIFHAFGRGLGALELLPDLLRNLEWKPDAMRAALDPSMYATDLAVDLARQGMPFRDAYKQAADPARWAQGDPDASLAARVSPGAAADLRLDVLRARCEALG is encoded by the coding sequence ATGTCCGATCTGCTCTGGCAAAAACCCGGCGTCAAGGTCGACGCACGCATCCAGGCGTTCCTCGCCGGAGAGGACGTGATCCTCGACCGCGAGTTCTTCCTGTTCGACATCGAGGCCAGCCGCGCGCATGCCGAAGGCCTGCAGCAGATCGGCATCCTTGCGGCCGACGAGCTGGACGGCATCCGCCGCGAACTGGCGACGCTGGCGGAGGACTACCGCGCCGGTCACTTCGTCCTCGACGAGCGTTTCGAAGACGGGCATTCGGCGATCGAATCCCGCCTGATCGAACGCCTCGGCGATGCCGGTCGTCGCATCCACACCGGCCGCAGCCGCAACGACCAGATCCTGGTCGCCACGCGCCTGTGGCTGAAGGACCGGCTCGCGCGCGTCGCCGCGCTGTGCCGTGAATCCGCGGAAATCGCGTTGGCCCGCGCCGAGGCCGAAAGCACGCTGCCGTTGCCGGGCTACACGCACCTGCAGCGCGCCGTGGTCTCCTCGTGCGGCATGTGGTGGGCGGCCTGGGCCGAGGGCTTCATCGATGATGCGCTGCGTGCGCAGCAGACGCTGGCCTGGGTCGATGCGAACCCGCTCGGCAGCGCCGCCGGCTACGGCGTCAACCTGCCACTGGCGCGCGAACACACCACGCAGGCGCTCGGCTTCGGTCGCATGCAGGTGTCGGCGGCCTACGCGCAGCTGTCGCGTGGCAAGTTCGAGATGGCGGCGATCGAGGCGCTGTCGTCCGCGCTGCTCGACCTGCGCCGCCTGGCCTGGGACCTGAGCCTGTTCACCAGTGCCGAATTCGGCTTCGTGAAGCTGCCGTCCGAGTACACCACCGGCAGCTCGATCATGCCGAACAAGCGCAACCCCGACGTGATCGAACTGATGCGCGCCACCTATGCCGCTGCTGCGGCCGCGCGCACCGAGATCGAACAACTGCTGTCGCTGCCGTCCGGCTACCATCGCGACCTGCAGTTCTCCAAGGGCGCGATCTTCCACGCCTTCGGGCGCGGCCTGGGCGCGCTGGAGCTGTTGCCGGACCTGTTGCGCAACCTCGAATGGAAGCCGGACGCCATGCGCGCCGCGCTCGACCCGTCGATGTACGCCACCGATCTCGCCGTCGATCTCGCGCGCCAGGGCATGCCGTTCCGCGACGCCTACAAGCAGGCGGCTGATCCGGCACGTTGGGCGCAAGGCGACCCCGACGCCAGCCTCGCCGCACGGGTATCGCCCGGTGCCGCGGCCGACCTGCGCCTGGATGTCCTGCGCGCGCGCTGCGAGGCGCTGGGCTGA
- a CDS encoding acetylglutamate kinase, producing the protein MTSVHDIQTRQTIVRLLSSMASAKEISQYLKRFSQLDAARFAVVKVGGAVMRDDLDALTSSLAFLQDVGLTPIVIHGAGPQLDEELSAAGIQKQTVNGLRVTSPEALAIVRRVFLAQNLKLVEALQANDARATSIVSGVFESDFLDRGTYGLVGEVKKVHLAPIETSLRAGSIPVIASLGETAGGQILNINADFAANELVQVLQPYKIVFLTGTGGLLDGEGKVIDSINLSTEYDHLIQQPWINGGMKVKIEQIKDLLDKLPLSSSVSITKPAELAKELFTHKGSGTLVRRGERVLEASSWQQLDLERLRNLIESAFGRRLLPDYFERTRLHRAYVSENYRVAVILTAEDAGTYLDKFAVLDEAQGEGLGRAVWQVMREQNPSLFWRSRHGNPVNPFYYGESDGCLKEEKWKVFWYGMDGFDAIARCVAHCRGRAATLKD; encoded by the coding sequence ATGACTTCCGTACACGACATCCAGACCCGCCAGACCATCGTGCGCCTGCTTTCGAGCATGGCCAGCGCGAAGGAGATTTCGCAGTACCTCAAGCGCTTCTCGCAGCTGGATGCGGCGCGCTTCGCCGTGGTCAAGGTCGGCGGCGCGGTCATGCGCGACGACCTCGACGCATTGACCTCGTCGCTGGCGTTCCTGCAGGACGTGGGCCTGACGCCCATTGTCATCCACGGTGCGGGCCCGCAGTTGGACGAGGAACTGTCGGCCGCGGGCATCCAGAAGCAGACCGTCAACGGCCTGCGCGTGACCTCGCCCGAGGCGCTGGCGATCGTGCGTCGCGTGTTCCTCGCGCAGAACCTGAAGCTGGTCGAGGCGCTGCAGGCCAACGATGCGCGTGCCACGTCGATTGTGTCCGGCGTGTTCGAATCCGACTTCCTCGACCGCGGCACCTACGGCCTGGTGGGAGAGGTGAAGAAGGTGCACCTCGCGCCGATCGAGACCAGCCTGCGCGCGGGTTCGATCCCGGTCATCGCCAGCCTGGGCGAAACCGCCGGCGGCCAGATCCTCAACATCAACGCCGACTTCGCCGCCAACGAGCTGGTGCAGGTGCTGCAGCCGTACAAGATCGTGTTCCTGACCGGTACCGGCGGCCTGCTCGACGGCGAGGGCAAGGTCATCGATTCGATCAACCTGTCGACCGAATACGACCATCTGATCCAACAGCCGTGGATCAACGGCGGCATGAAGGTGAAGATCGAGCAGATCAAGGACCTGCTGGACAAGCTGCCGTTGTCCTCGTCGGTGTCCATCACCAAACCGGCGGAACTGGCGAAGGAACTGTTCACCCACAAGGGATCGGGCACGCTGGTCCGGCGCGGCGAGCGCGTGCTGGAGGCGTCGAGCTGGCAGCAGCTGGACCTGGAGCGCCTGCGCAACCTGATCGAATCCGCCTTCGGTCGTCGCCTGTTGCCCGACTACTTCGAGCGCACGCGCCTGCACCGCGCCTACGTCAGCGAGAACTACCGCGTGGCGGTGATCCTGACGGCGGAGGATGCCGGCACCTACCTCGACAAGTTCGCCGTGCTCGACGAAGCGCAGGGCGAAGGCCTAGGCCGCGCGGTGTGGCAGGTGATGCGCGAGCAGAACCCGAGCCTGTTCTGGCGCTCGCGCCACGGCAATCCGGTGAACCCGTTCTACTACGGGGAAAGCGACGGCTGCCTCAAGGAGGAGAAGTGGAAGGTGTTCTGGTACGGCATGGACGGTTTCGATGCGATCGCGCGCTGCGTGGCGCATTGCCGCGGCCGCGCCGCGACGCTGAAGGACTGA
- the argC gene encoding N-acetyl-gamma-glutamyl-phosphate reductase, producing MAKRIGIIGARGYVGSELIRLLAAHPQFELAFVSSRERAGQRLSDHEAGYAGDLVYVSYGPDEAAAQGVDALVLALPNGKAAPFVAALDAVAPDTVAIDLSADYRFDDGWYYGLPELTRSSYSGQRRISNPGCYATAMQLAIAPMRDALEGAVQCFGVSGYSGAGTTPSDKNDPDKLRDNLMPYALTGHVHEREVSRQLGHPVEFMPHVAPHFRGLTITANLHLASEFTREDVVARYRERYADEPLVRVADAAPWVSAIANAHHVDIGGFTLSEDGRRLVVVSTEDNLLKGAATQALQNLNLAFGFDETAGIPL from the coding sequence ATGGCTAAGCGCATCGGCATCATCGGCGCCCGTGGCTACGTCGGGTCGGAACTGATCCGGCTGCTGGCGGCACATCCACAGTTCGAACTTGCCTTCGTCTCCTCGCGCGAGCGCGCCGGGCAACGGTTGAGCGACCACGAGGCCGGCTACGCCGGCGATCTGGTGTACGTGTCGTACGGTCCCGACGAAGCGGCGGCGCAGGGTGTCGACGCCCTGGTGCTGGCGCTGCCCAATGGCAAGGCGGCGCCGTTCGTCGCGGCGCTGGACGCGGTCGCACCGGACACGGTCGCGATCGATCTTTCCGCCGATTACCGCTTCGACGACGGCTGGTACTACGGCCTGCCCGAACTCACGCGTTCGAGCTACTCGGGCCAGCGCCGCATCAGCAACCCGGGCTGCTACGCCACTGCGATGCAGCTGGCGATCGCGCCCATGCGCGATGCGCTGGAAGGGGCGGTGCAGTGCTTCGGTGTCTCCGGCTATTCCGGTGCGGGCACCACGCCGTCCGACAAGAACGATCCGGACAAGCTGCGCGACAACCTGATGCCGTATGCGCTCACCGGGCACGTCCACGAGCGCGAAGTGAGCCGGCAGCTCGGCCACCCGGTTGAGTTCATGCCGCACGTCGCGCCGCATTTCCGCGGGCTCACCATCACCGCCAACCTGCACCTCGCTTCGGAATTCACCCGCGAGGACGTGGTCGCGCGCTACCGCGAGCGCTACGCCGACGAGCCACTGGTGCGCGTCGCCGATGCGGCGCCGTGGGTCAGCGCGATCGCCAATGCGCACCACGTCGACATCGGCGGCTTCACGCTGTCGGAGGACGGGCGCCGGCTGGTGGTGGTGTCGACCGAAGACAACCTGCTCAAGGGCGCGGCGACGCAGGCGCTGCAGAACCTCAACCTCGCCTTCGGTTTCGACGAGACCGCGGGCATTCCGCTCTAA
- a CDS encoding N-acetylornithine carbamoyltransferase, which yields MKPAHRHFLNTQDWSRPDLDALLTQAAMFKRTKFGDELKGKSIALVFFNPSMRTRTSFELGAFQLGGHAIVLQPGKDAWPIEFDLGTVMDGDTEEHIKEVAQVLGRYVDLIGVRAFPKFVDWAYDREDIVLKSFARYSPVPVINMETITHPCQELAHILALQEHFGTTDLRGKKYVLTWTYHPKPLNTAVANSALTIATRMGMDVTLLCPTPDYILDERYMGWAEQNVAESGGSLSVSHDTDSAYRGADVVYAKSWGALPFFGNWGPEKPIRDQYQHFMVDERKMALTNNGVFSHCLPLRRNVKATDAVMDSPQCIAINEAENRLHVQKAIMAALV from the coding sequence ATGAAGCCCGCCCACAGGCATTTCCTTAACACCCAGGACTGGTCCCGCCCGGACCTCGACGCCCTGCTGACCCAGGCCGCGATGTTCAAGCGCACGAAGTTCGGCGACGAGCTCAAGGGCAAGTCGATCGCCCTGGTGTTCTTCAACCCGTCGATGCGCACCCGCACCAGCTTCGAGCTGGGCGCGTTCCAGCTCGGCGGCCACGCCATCGTGCTGCAGCCGGGCAAGGACGCGTGGCCGATCGAGTTCGACCTCGGCACGGTGATGGACGGCGACACCGAGGAGCACATCAAGGAAGTCGCACAGGTACTGGGCCGCTACGTCGACCTGATCGGCGTGCGCGCCTTCCCGAAGTTCGTCGACTGGGCCTACGACCGCGAGGACATCGTGCTGAAGTCGTTCGCCAGGTACTCGCCGGTGCCGGTGATCAACATGGAAACGATCACCCATCCCTGCCAGGAACTGGCGCACATCCTCGCCCTGCAGGAGCACTTCGGCACCACCGACCTGCGCGGCAAGAAGTACGTGCTGACCTGGACCTACCACCCCAAGCCGCTCAACACGGCGGTGGCGAATTCGGCGCTGACCATCGCCACGCGCATGGGCATGGACGTGACCCTGCTGTGCCCGACGCCGGACTACATCCTCGACGAACGCTACATGGGCTGGGCCGAGCAGAACGTCGCCGAAAGCGGCGGCTCGCTCAGCGTGAGCCACGACACCGACAGCGCCTACCGCGGCGCGGATGTCGTCTACGCCAAGAGCTGGGGCGCGCTGCCGTTCTTCGGCAACTGGGGCCCGGAAAAGCCTATTCGCGACCAGTACCAGCACTTCATGGTCGACGAGCGGAAGATGGCGCTGACCAACAACGGCGTCTTCAGCCACTGCCTGCCGTTGCGCCGCAACGTGAAGGCCACCGACGCGGTGATGGACTCGCCGCAATGCATCGCCATCAACGAAGCCGAGAACCGCCTGCACGTGCAGAAGGCGATCATGGCGGCGTTGGTGTAA
- the cysS gene encoding cysteine--tRNA ligase, with amino-acid sequence MSLHLFNSLTRRVEAFVPADPARVTMYVCGPTVYNYVHIGNARPYVVFGVLADLLRRRYGALSYARNVTDVDDKINNAAREQGVPISVITDKFAAAYREDMASLGIAPPDIEPEVTAHIPQIIAMIQQLIANEHAYEAQNHVLFSVASFDSYGKLSRRDPEEMLAGARVEVAPYKRDAGDFVLWKPSTDDLPGWDSPWGRGRPGWHIECSAMAAAHLGETIDIHAGGVDLQFPHHENEIAQSECAHGGRIFARYWLHNGMLTFGGTKMSKSLGNIEKIHDLVRAHPPEALRYALLSAHYRQPLDWSDALIEQSVRTLDRLYGALRDTADLPAVASAIPQEIERVLDNDLNTPMALSEISALADSVLKHTHLLRTNEKHLALATKHKSLTRVDARLMFVAWIAEGLLPAEVLPSLEEALNSDPDSEVDAAPFVRSHLQQWADSTKSLLGETRGRLLGAGLALGLLQQDPAAWFARGASSDDDARIQGLIDERAAAKKARDFARADAIRDQLFGEGILLEDTPQGVRWKRG; translated from the coding sequence ATGAGCCTGCACCTCTTCAACAGCCTGACGCGTCGCGTCGAAGCCTTCGTACCCGCCGATCCCGCGCGCGTGACCATGTATGTCTGCGGGCCGACGGTCTACAACTACGTGCACATCGGCAATGCCCGCCCCTACGTGGTGTTCGGCGTGCTGGCCGACCTGCTGCGACGCCGTTACGGCGCGCTGAGCTACGCCCGCAACGTCACCGACGTCGACGACAAGATCAACAACGCCGCCCGCGAACAGGGCGTGCCGATCTCGGTGATTACCGACAAGTTCGCTGCCGCCTACCGCGAAGACATGGCGTCGCTGGGCATCGCCCCGCCGGATATCGAGCCGGAAGTCACCGCTCATATCCCGCAGATCATCGCCATGATCCAGCAACTGATCGCAAACGAGCACGCCTACGAGGCGCAGAACCACGTGCTGTTCTCGGTCGCCAGCTTCGACAGCTACGGCAAGCTCTCACGCCGCGATCCGGAAGAAATGCTCGCAGGTGCCCGCGTCGAAGTAGCGCCGTACAAGCGCGATGCCGGCGATTTCGTGCTGTGGAAGCCTTCCACCGACGACCTGCCCGGCTGGGACTCGCCTTGGGGTCGAGGCCGCCCGGGCTGGCATATCGAATGCTCGGCCATGGCGGCGGCGCATCTGGGCGAGACCATCGACATCCATGCCGGTGGCGTCGACCTGCAGTTCCCGCACCATGAGAACGAGATCGCGCAGAGCGAGTGCGCGCACGGCGGCCGCATCTTCGCGCGCTACTGGCTGCACAACGGCATGCTCACCTTCGGCGGCACCAAGATGAGCAAGTCGCTGGGCAACATCGAGAAGATCCACGACCTGGTGCGCGCGCATCCGCCCGAGGCCTTGCGCTACGCGCTGCTTTCCGCGCACTACCGGCAACCGCTGGATTGGTCGGACGCCCTGATCGAGCAGAGTGTGCGCACGCTCGACCGCCTGTACGGCGCCCTTCGCGATACCGCGGATCTTCCCGCGGTGGCATCGGCCATTCCGCAGGAGATCGAGCGCGTTCTGGACAACGATCTCAATACACCGATGGCCCTGAGCGAGATCTCGGCACTTGCAGACAGCGTGCTCAAGCACACCCATCTGCTCCGGACTAATGAAAAGCACCTCGCGCTGGCGACAAAGCACAAGTCCCTGACCAGGGTCGACGCCAGACTCATGTTCGTCGCCTGGATCGCAGAAGGATTGCTGCCTGCGGAGGTTCTCCCGAGCCTGGAAGAGGCACTCAACAGCGACCCCGACAGCGAGGTCGATGCCGCGCCGTTCGTGCGCTCCCACCTGCAGCAGTGGGCGGATAGCACGAAGTCGTTGCTCGGGGAGACGCGAGGCCGGCTGCTCGGCGCCGGCCTGGCGCTGGGCCTGCTGCAGCAGGATCCGGCGGCGTGGTTCGCACGCGGTGCGTCGAGTGATGACGACGCCCGCATCCAGGGCCTGATCGACGAGCGCGCCGCGGCCAAGAAGGCGCGCGACTTCGCCCGCGCGGACGCGATCCGCGACCAGCTGTTCGGCGAGGGCATCCTGCTGGAAGACACGCCGCAGGGCGTGCGCTGGAAGCGCGGCTGA
- a CDS encoding acetylornithine deacetylase, with protein MLSSVLKHLEALVSYDTRNPPRDIGTGGIFDYLRSQLDGFRIEVTDFGAGAVSMLAVRGNPSRLFNVHLDTVPSSPAWSADPHVLRVTSDRAIGLGACDIKGAAAGLLAAAAVTQGDAAFLFSTDEEANDARCIAGFLAKEHGFREVIVAEPTRCEAVLAHRGISSVLMKFRGRAGHASGADAMQASALHQAVRWGDAALDFVESQQHQRFGGLTGLRFNIGRIEGGIKANMIAPAAELRFGFRPLPSMSIDALHERFGAMVDVGAIEHYEETFRGPPLPAGDVANAEQRRLDGRDLADALDLPIGNAVDFWTEASLFSAAGLTAIVYGPGDIAQAHTADEWVALEQLQRYTESVTRILGAPTSGANPPQ; from the coding sequence ATGCTCTCTTCGGTACTCAAACACCTCGAAGCCCTGGTGTCCTACGACACCCGCAACCCGCCGCGCGACATCGGCACCGGCGGCATCTTCGACTACCTGCGCTCGCAGCTCGACGGTTTCCGCATCGAAGTGACCGACTTCGGCGCCGGCGCGGTGTCGATGCTGGCGGTGCGCGGCAATCCGTCGCGCCTGTTCAACGTGCATCTCGACACGGTGCCTTCGTCGCCGGCCTGGAGCGCCGATCCGCACGTGCTGCGTGTGACGAGCGACCGCGCCATCGGCCTGGGCGCCTGCGACATCAAGGGCGCGGCGGCCGGGTTGCTCGCCGCGGCAGCGGTGACGCAGGGCGATGCGGCGTTCCTCTTCAGCACCGACGAGGAAGCCAACGACGCACGCTGCATCGCCGGCTTCCTCGCCAAGGAGCATGGCTTCCGTGAAGTGATCGTCGCCGAGCCGACGCGCTGCGAGGCGGTGCTGGCGCACCGTGGCATCAGTTCGGTGCTGATGAAGTTCCGCGGCCGCGCGGGCCATGCTTCCGGCGCCGATGCGATGCAGGCTTCGGCCCTGCACCAGGCGGTGCGTTGGGGCGACGCGGCGCTGGATTTCGTCGAGTCGCAGCAGCACCAGCGCTTCGGTGGCCTTACCGGCCTGCGCTTCAACATCGGCCGCATCGAGGGCGGCATCAAGGCCAACATGATCGCGCCCGCCGCAGAGCTGCGTTTCGGCTTCCGGCCGCTGCCGTCGATGTCGATCGATGCCTTGCACGAGCGCTTCGGCGCGATGGTGGATGTCGGCGCGATCGAGCACTACGAGGAGACCTTCCGCGGTCCGCCGCTGCCCGCGGGCGACGTCGCCAACGCGGAACAGCGCAGGCTGGACGGCCGCGACCTCGCCGACGCGCTGGACCTGCCGATCGGCAACGCCGTCGACTTCTGGACCGAGGCCTCGCTGTTCTCCGCCGCCGGCCTGACCGCCATCGTCTACGGGCCCGGCGACATCGCCCAGGCGCACACCGCCGACGAGTGGGTCGCCCTCGAACAACTGCAGCGCTACACCGAATCCGTTACCCGCATTCTTGGAGCGCCCACTTCCGGCGCGAATCCCCCGCAATGA
- a CDS encoding GNAT family N-acetyltransferase, producing the protein MSAREFPQAWTQAPALRGAHVTLEPLQAAHADGLRAALGDGELASFWYTNVPTPEGVERYLQSALDGQAAKQMLPFAVRTAAGEIVGTTRYYELDPTVPRLNIGYTWYAKHVQRTGLNTEAKLLLLRHAFETLGCIAVGFETSWFNHASRTAIARLGAKQDGVLRNHKRHADGSPRDTVVFSILDSEWQAVKRNLQHRLESHRHG; encoded by the coding sequence ATGAGCGCACGGGAGTTTCCCCAGGCATGGACACAGGCGCCCGCGCTGCGCGGCGCGCACGTGACGCTGGAACCGCTGCAGGCGGCGCACGCGGACGGCCTGCGTGCCGCGCTGGGCGACGGTGAACTGGCCAGCTTCTGGTACACCAACGTGCCGACGCCGGAAGGTGTCGAGCGCTACCTCCAGTCGGCGCTGGACGGGCAGGCCGCCAAGCAGATGCTGCCGTTCGCGGTACGCACCGCTGCGGGCGAAATCGTCGGCACGACGCGCTACTACGAGCTCGATCCGACGGTGCCGCGGCTCAACATCGGTTACACCTGGTACGCGAAGCACGTCCAACGCACCGGCCTGAACACCGAAGCCAAGCTGTTGCTGTTGAGGCATGCCTTCGAAACGCTGGGCTGCATTGCCGTTGGCTTCGAGACCAGCTGGTTCAACCACGCCTCGCGCACGGCGATCGCGCGGCTGGGCGCGAAGCAGGACGGCGTCCTGCGCAACCACAAGCGCCACGCCGATGGCAGTCCGCGCGATACCGTGGTGTTCTCCATCCTCGATTCGGAATGGCAGGCGGTGAAGCGCAACCTGCAGCACAGGCTGGAGTCGCACCGCCATGGCTAA
- a CDS encoding argininosuccinate synthase, with translation MANKDIVLAFSGGLDTSFCVPYLQERGWNVHTVFADTGGVDAEERAFIEQRAAELGVTSHVTVDGGPAIWEGFVKPFVWAGEGYQGQYPLLVSDRYLIVDAALRRCAELGTKAIAHGCTGMGNDQVRFDLAVKALGDYEIVAPIREIQKEHTEVRAYEQKYLEERGFGVRAKQKAYTINENLLGLTMSGGEIDRWQAPGEGARGWCKPRAEWPTEALRVKVSFVNGEAVALNGEKMEGHTLLARLNSLFAAYGVGRGIYTGDTTIGLKGRIIFEAPGLISLLTAHRALEETVLSKQQNRFKPEVARKWVELVYEGFFHDPLKTDLEAFLASSQSTVTGDVVLETQGGVVNAVAIESKHILNAKGATYAQAADWGVAEAEGFIKLFGMSSTLWAEVNRS, from the coding sequence ATGGCCAACAAAGACATCGTCCTCGCCTTCTCCGGCGGCCTCGACACCAGCTTCTGCGTTCCCTACCTGCAGGAGCGCGGCTGGAACGTGCACACCGTGTTCGCCGATACCGGCGGCGTGGATGCGGAGGAACGCGCCTTCATCGAGCAGCGCGCCGCCGAACTCGGCGTGACGTCGCACGTGACCGTCGATGGCGGTCCCGCGATCTGGGAAGGCTTCGTCAAGCCGTTCGTGTGGGCGGGCGAGGGCTACCAGGGCCAGTACCCGCTGCTGGTCTCCGACCGCTACCTGATCGTCGACGCGGCGCTGCGCCGTTGCGCGGAGCTCGGCACCAAGGCCATCGCGCACGGCTGCACCGGCATGGGCAACGACCAGGTGCGTTTCGATCTCGCGGTGAAGGCGCTGGGCGATTACGAGATCGTCGCGCCGATCCGCGAAATCCAGAAGGAACACACCGAGGTCCGCGCCTACGAGCAGAAGTACCTGGAAGAGCGCGGCTTCGGCGTGCGCGCCAAGCAGAAGGCCTACACGATCAACGAGAACCTGCTCGGCCTGACCATGTCCGGCGGCGAGATCGACCGCTGGCAGGCGCCGGGCGAGGGCGCGCGCGGCTGGTGCAAGCCGCGCGCCGAGTGGCCGACGGAAGCGCTGCGGGTGAAGGTCAGCTTCGTCAATGGTGAAGCGGTCGCGCTCAACGGCGAGAAGATGGAGGGCCACACACTGCTGGCCCGACTCAACTCGCTGTTCGCGGCGTACGGCGTGGGCCGCGGCATCTACACCGGCGACACGACCATCGGCCTCAAGGGCCGCATCATCTTCGAAGCCCCGGGCCTGATCTCGCTGCTGACCGCGCATCGCGCGCTGGAAGAAACCGTGCTCAGCAAGCAGCAGAACCGCTTCAAGCCGGAGGTGGCGCGCAAGTGGGTGGAGCTGGTGTACGAAGGCTTCTTCCACGATCCGCTCAAGACCGACCTGGAAGCGTTCCTCGCCTCCAGCCAGTCCACCGTCACCGGCGACGTCGTGCTGGAAACGCAGGGCGGCGTAGTCAATGCCGTGGCCATCGAGTCCAAGCACATCCTCAACGCCAAGGGCGCGACCTACGCGCAGGCGGCGGACTGGGGCGTGGCCGAGGCCGAAGGGTTCATCAAGCTGTTCGGCATGAGCAGCACGCTGTGGGCCGAGGTCAACCGCAGCTGA